A genomic region of Ignavibacteria bacterium contains the following coding sequences:
- the lpxD gene encoding UDP-3-O-(3-hydroxymyristoyl)glucosamine N-acyltransferase: protein MKAGEIAELLNGALSGDKNLDIVNVGKIETASRNEITFISNPLYEKFFNTTSAGAILLSETFNIKSQRNDLTIIRVPDPYRAFLKLIDIFNKDEHTSEEGISNYCAIGTDVSLGEKTFIDDFVKIGDNSSIGEGTKIYSNCSIDKSVKVGKNCIIYPNVVIYKNCEIGDRVIIHSGTIIGCDGFGHAKNEDGSYLKIPQKGIVKIEDDVEIGSNTCIDRATIGETLISKGVKLDNQIQIAHNVEIGENTVIAAHTGIAGSTKIGKRCMIGGKVGIAGHLTLCDDVIIGAASNVSKSISQPGLYTGYRAKPHREDLKIEASLRKLSNK, encoded by the coding sequence ATGAAAGCCGGCGAGATAGCCGAACTGCTAAACGGAGCGTTATCAGGAGATAAGAACTTAGACATTGTAAACGTCGGAAAGATTGAAACCGCTTCCCGCAATGAAATTACGTTCATTTCAAATCCACTCTACGAAAAATTTTTTAATACTACCTCCGCAGGCGCAATATTATTATCGGAAACTTTTAATATTAAATCACAAAGAAATGATTTAACCATAATAAGAGTGCCTGATCCTTACCGCGCATTCCTTAAACTCATTGACATATTTAACAAAGATGAACATACCTCAGAAGAAGGAATATCCAATTATTGCGCAATTGGAACAGATGTTTCTTTAGGTGAAAAAACATTCATAGATGACTTTGTAAAGATCGGCGATAATAGCTCTATAGGCGAGGGAACAAAAATTTATTCTAACTGCTCGATTGATAAATCCGTTAAAGTTGGAAAGAATTGTATAATTTATCCTAATGTAGTAATTTATAAAAATTGTGAAATTGGTGACAGGGTAATAATTCACTCGGGAACAATTATCGGATGTGATGGCTTTGGACATGCAAAAAATGAAGATGGGAGCTATCTGAAAATTCCTCAAAAAGGAATCGTTAAAATCGAAGACGACGTCGAAATAGGAAGCAACACATGCATAGACCGTGCTACAATCGGTGAAACATTAATTTCTAAAGGTGTCAAGCTTGATAATCAGATACAAATTGCACACAATGTTGAAATCGGTGAAAACACTGTCATCGCAGCTCACACCGGAATAGCAGGCTCTACAAAAATCGGCAAGCGCTGTATGATTGGCGGAAAAGTCGGAATCGCCGGGCATTTAACCCTCTGTGATGACGTTATAATCGGTGCGGCATCAAATGTATCCAAATCAATTTCGCAGCCCGGCTTATATACAGGTTACAGAGCGAAACCTCACCGTGAGGATTTAAAAATTGAAGCGTCGTTAAGAAAGCTCTCAAACAAATAA
- a CDS encoding OmpH family outer membrane protein gives MKNLIIKTGILFFLISLCIPFRLYAQSKIGYVDTKKIIDAMQESRDAKTRLDNLVAEWQTQLTTLQDSLKLMKEDFEKKKLILTDQLKQQRTQDIQTLETNINNFKVQKFGENGEYFQKQAEFMKPVQDRIFLAIQTVATNEDYDYVIDRSGSISLLFVNERNDLTAKVLKVIEGK, from the coding sequence ATGAAAAATCTCATCATAAAAACAGGAATATTATTTTTCTTAATTTCACTTTGTATTCCTTTTAGATTATATGCTCAGTCAAAGATTGGCTATGTTGATACCAAGAAAATAATAGACGCAATGCAGGAATCACGCGATGCAAAAACACGCCTCGATAATCTTGTAGCCGAATGGCAGACTCAGTTGACAACACTTCAGGATAGTTTAAAGCTGATGAAAGAGGACTTTGAAAAGAAAAAGCTTATTCTTACTGACCAGCTTAAACAACAAAGAACCCAGGATATCCAGACTCTTGAAACAAATATAAATAACTTTAAGGTTCAGAAATTTGGTGAAAACGGCGAGTATTTTCAGAAACAGGCGGAATTTATGAAGCCCGTGCAGGACAGAATCTTTCTTGCAATACAAACTGTTGCCACCAATGAAGATTATGACTATGTAATTGACCGGAGCGGAAGCATTTCTCTCTTATTTGTAAACGAGAGAAATGACTTAACCGCAAAAGTTTTGAAAGTTATCGAAGGGAAATAA
- a CDS encoding OmpH family outer membrane protein — MKNIFLKAGIFIALFILSGFAKDSYAQMKFGYVDSEVILKQLPEAIQLTTDLEAFRDKFLDTLRTKALSYKEQDSLFAIAYTDAQQKVESGAVKSNEELKALNDQISNMRMNLAQLEEDLKNYDQYVQQEVYNRRQELSKPLYDKINKTIESLAKEMGLTFVLDKASGGLLYGDKNFDITFKVLDKLK, encoded by the coding sequence TTGAAAAACATTTTTTTAAAGGCAGGGATATTTATAGCTTTATTCATCCTGAGCGGATTTGCTAAAGATTCTTATGCCCAGATGAAATTCGGTTATGTTGACAGCGAGGTAATTCTAAAACAATTGCCCGAAGCTATACAGCTTACTACCGACCTTGAAGCATTCAGGGATAAATTTCTTGATACATTGAGAACCAAAGCGCTGTCTTATAAAGAGCAGGATTCTTTGTTTGCAATTGCATATACAGACGCTCAGCAAAAGGTTGAAAGCGGTGCAGTGAAAAGCAATGAAGAACTGAAAGCATTGAATGACCAAATCAGCAACATGCGTATGAACCTTGCACAGCTTGAAGAAGATTTAAAAAATTATGACCAGTATGTCCAGCAGGAAGTTTATAACAGAAGACAGGAGCTTTCAAAACCTTTATATGATAAAATTAATAAAACCATAGAATCGCTCGCAAAAGAAATGGGACTGACGTTTGTGTTAGATAAAGCTTCAGGAGGACTTCTCTATGGAGATAAGAATTTCGACATAACATTTAAAGTTCTTGATAAGCTGAAATAA
- the bamA gene encoding outer membrane protein assembly factor BamA, with protein sequence MLKKSTFKVLFSFFCSFLLLITVFTSVTKAQDENAPPKYRIISINTIGNKTVDKNTIVGYSGLEVGQEITIPSDESRDAMKKLWNLNLFSDIEIYVDKTVGNDAYLVIRVEEFPRVESVQITGNNEYSKEDLEEKIQLTPGEIITPQRLKDIAYNLEKFYQSEGYSQVNVEADQLLSANNEARVRIKINEGNKLTVQKIEFQGNKNVNSDDLRGAMENTSEKVWWKFWDGATYDKAKFEQDLKLVEGYYKEKGFKDAVVEDYELKISPNKEDATLIIKVDEGNKFTLNKIEVEGNTVYSDSLILERIDMKRGDILNLKKLNDNLYGNEAETDVSALYLDNGYLGYNAEITEKALPGNKVDLKITITENRQFRFGLVNLEGNDKTKDKVLRRELYTIPGQFFNKSNVRRSLQNLNALNYFNPEKLGQDLSLSNDSTVNIKYIVEERSSDQFNASVGYSESFGITGAFGLTFNNFDISAPFSGGAGQILNFTWQFGESGTYRTFQVGFTEPWFMNTPTLLGINLYDTRQNYSGIDIRETGTSLNIGRRFKWPDDYFRGDWTLKYQKTDTKSGGGYYEVGVRDQFSLRQTISRSTVFDPIFPVSGTKVANSTELSGGPFLPGNVEFVKNIFTAEAYTPITRESRLVLYSTFNFSFINSFAADKYLPPTETFYMGGNGLTYNTIPLRGYDDRGIGPKNSGGNPIGGRIALKYGLELRYPLSLDPFPIFVLAFAEAGNVFSDFSKTDPFDLRRSVGFGTRLMLPAVGLIGFDFGYGFDRQIVDEQPPKWLFHFSFGRGF encoded by the coding sequence ATGTTAAAAAAATCAACTTTTAAAGTATTATTTTCCTTTTTCTGCAGTTTCTTGCTATTAATTACTGTTTTTACAAGTGTTACAAAAGCGCAAGATGAAAACGCACCTCCTAAATACCGGATTATCAGTATTAATACAATCGGGAATAAAACCGTTGATAAAAATACAATAGTTGGTTATTCAGGTTTGGAAGTCGGACAGGAAATTACAATTCCTTCTGATGAGTCGAGAGATGCTATGAAAAAGCTCTGGAATTTAAATTTATTTTCCGATATTGAAATTTATGTAGATAAAACTGTCGGGAATGATGCTTATTTGGTAATAAGAGTTGAAGAATTCCCGCGTGTTGAGTCGGTGCAGATTACAGGAAATAATGAATACTCAAAAGAAGATTTAGAAGAAAAAATTCAACTAACCCCGGGTGAGATAATTACTCCACAGCGCTTAAAAGATATTGCTTATAATCTTGAGAAGTTTTATCAAAGTGAAGGATATTCACAAGTAAATGTTGAAGCTGACCAGTTGCTTTCCGCAAACAATGAAGCACGCGTCAGAATAAAAATTAATGAAGGAAATAAACTCACAGTTCAGAAAATCGAGTTTCAGGGAAATAAAAATGTAAACTCCGATGACCTGAGAGGAGCAATGGAAAACACTTCCGAAAAAGTCTGGTGGAAATTCTGGGATGGAGCTACCTATGATAAGGCAAAGTTTGAGCAGGATTTAAAATTAGTGGAAGGATATTATAAAGAAAAAGGATTTAAAGATGCTGTTGTTGAAGATTATGAATTAAAAATAAGTCCGAACAAAGAAGATGCAACATTAATTATAAAAGTTGATGAAGGCAATAAATTTACTCTGAACAAAATAGAAGTTGAAGGAAATACAGTTTATTCCGATTCATTAATTCTTGAGCGCATTGACATGAAGCGCGGGGATATTTTGAATCTAAAAAAGCTTAATGACAACCTTTATGGCAATGAAGCTGAAACTGACGTTAGTGCATTGTATCTCGATAACGGTTATCTTGGTTATAATGCTGAGATAACTGAAAAAGCTTTACCCGGAAACAAAGTTGATTTGAAAATCACAATTACTGAAAACAGGCAATTCAGATTTGGTCTGGTTAATCTTGAAGGAAACGACAAGACAAAAGATAAAGTTTTAAGACGTGAATTATATACAATACCAGGACAATTTTTTAATAAAAGCAATGTCAGAAGAAGTTTGCAGAATCTTAATGCGCTCAATTATTTCAATCCTGAAAAATTAGGGCAAGATCTTTCTCTATCCAATGATTCGACTGTTAACATAAAATATATTGTCGAAGAGCGTTCATCAGACCAGTTTAATGCTTCAGTAGGTTACAGCGAAAGCTTTGGTATCACCGGTGCGTTCGGCTTGACATTTAATAACTTCGATATCTCTGCTCCGTTTTCAGGCGGTGCCGGGCAGATTTTAAATTTCACATGGCAGTTTGGTGAAAGCGGAACTTACAGAACATTCCAGGTCGGATTTACCGAGCCATGGTTTATGAACACACCGACATTATTAGGCATTAACCTTTATGACACTCGTCAGAATTATAGCGGCATCGATATACGTGAAACAGGAACAAGTTTAAACATAGGAAGAAGATTCAAATGGCCTGATGATTATTTCAGGGGTGACTGGACATTAAAATACCAAAAAACCGATACCAAATCAGGAGGCGGATATTACGAAGTCGGTGTTCGCGACCAGTTTTCACTCAGACAAACGATAAGCCGTTCAACCGTTTTTGATCCCATATTTCCTGTGTCCGGAACTAAAGTAGCAAACTCAACTGAGCTTTCAGGCGGACCGTTCTTGCCGGGTAACGTTGAATTCGTAAAAAATATTTTTACTGCAGAAGCATATACACCTATTACAAGAGAGAGCCGTCTTGTGCTTTACTCAACATTTAATTTCTCATTCATAAACTCGTTTGCAGCTGATAAGTATCTGCCGCCGACAGAAACATTTTATATGGGTGGAAACGGTTTGACATACAACACAATTCCATTGAGAGGATATGACGACAGAGGCATTGGTCCTAAGAACTCCGGAGGCAACCCTATCGGCGGAAGAATAGCTTTGAAATACGGACTCGAGCTTAGATACCCGTTATCTCTTGACCCGTTCCCGATTTTTGTTCTTGCATTTGCTGAAGCAGGAAATGTTTTCAGTGATTTTTCTAAAACCGACCCGTTTGATTTAAGAAGGTCTGTCGGATTTGGAACAAGATTAATGCTTCCCGCCGTTGGATTGATTGGCTTTGACTTTGGTTATGGTTTTGACCGTCAAATTGTGGATGAACAACCGCCAAAGTGGCTTTTCCACTTTTCTTTCGGTAGAGGATTTTAG
- a CDS encoding isoprenyl transferase — MSKDEKEDSKKQEALKKSGEIPKHIAIIMDGNGRWAKSKGYSRYLGHQEGVNSVRDIVEASAQVGVKYLTVYTFSTENWRRPKNEVTLLMKLLIKTLRKETERLHKNGVRLISTGNLKELPEQVYNELQDSMKKTKDNQGLVLNLALNYSGRWEIVNTVKKILNDKIPIKDIDEKLFSSYLETAEIPDPDLLIRTGGDYRISNFLLWQTAYSEIYIEDIYWPDFKRDYLYKAIKEYQRRERRFGMISEQIQDLKSINK, encoded by the coding sequence TTGTCAAAAGACGAAAAAGAAGACAGCAAAAAACAGGAAGCTTTAAAAAAATCCGGAGAGATTCCCAAACACATTGCCATCATAATGGACGGCAACGGCAGATGGGCAAAGTCTAAAGGATATTCCCGTTACTTGGGACATCAGGAAGGTGTTAATTCCGTTCGCGATATCGTCGAGGCAAGTGCTCAGGTCGGAGTAAAATATTTAACTGTTTATACTTTCTCAACGGAAAACTGGCGAAGACCTAAGAATGAAGTTACTTTATTGATGAAGCTTTTAATTAAGACTTTGCGTAAAGAAACAGAACGTTTGCACAAAAATGGCGTAAGATTAATTTCAACGGGCAACCTGAAAGAGCTTCCCGAACAGGTTTATAACGAGCTTCAGGATTCCATGAAAAAGACAAAAGACAATCAAGGTCTTGTTCTTAATCTTGCATTGAATTATAGCGGAAGATGGGAAATCGTTAACACCGTTAAAAAAATTCTTAACGATAAAATTCCCATTAAAGACATAGATGAAAAGCTGTTTTCATCATATCTTGAAACTGCAGAAATTCCCGACCCCGATTTACTTATAAGAACCGGCGGGGATTACAGAATAAGCAATTTTTTGCTGTGGCAGACCGCTTATTCGGAAATTTACATAGAAGACATATATTGGCCTGATTTCAAGCGGGATTACCTCTATAAAGCCATAAAAGAATATCAGCGGCGGGAGAGAAGATTCGGTATGATAAGTGAACAAATTCAGGATTTAAAAAGTATTAATAAATAA
- the trpS gene encoding tryptophan--tRNA ligase, with protein sequence MTRIVSGIKPSGEMTIGNYLGAMKRWVEHDQNTNECLYFIANLHAITVRQDPETLKKRSLDVVAWLLTLGVDPKQSIIFMQSMIPAHSEICWILTNFVTVGELNKMTQFKDKSQKQGKDGQLAGLFEYPVLMAGDVLLYDADEVPVGDDQAQHVELTRNIATRFNNLYGETFKIPKATVSKVTGRIKSLKDPNLKMSKSEDAEDSYVLLQDSPETVLKKFKRAVTDSDSVVKFDAENKPAISNLLVIFSGFTERPIEEIAKEYENAGYGKFKNDVGEAVANKLSIYQKDFKKYRDDENYLMEVVKDGNAKANEIAVKKIKEVYDKLGLIY encoded by the coding sequence ATGACGAGAATTGTTTCAGGGATAAAACCCTCAGGTGAAATGACAATAGGCAACTATCTTGGCGCAATGAAAAGATGGGTTGAGCATGACCAGAATACAAATGAATGTTTATATTTCATTGCAAATCTTCACGCAATAACGGTTCGGCAAGACCCTGAAACTTTAAAAAAACGCAGTCTTGATGTAGTGGCATGGCTTTTAACACTCGGTGTTGACCCGAAGCAGTCCATTATATTTATGCAGTCAATGATTCCTGCGCACAGCGAAATTTGCTGGATACTAACGAACTTTGTTACTGTCGGCGAGTTGAATAAAATGACTCAGTTCAAAGACAAGTCGCAGAAACAGGGCAAAGATGGTCAGCTTGCAGGATTATTTGAATATCCTGTTCTTATGGCGGGTGATGTTTTGCTTTATGATGCCGATGAGGTTCCTGTCGGTGATGACCAGGCGCAGCACGTTGAGCTTACACGGAACATTGCAACAAGATTTAATAATCTTTACGGAGAAACTTTTAAAATTCCAAAAGCAACAGTTTCAAAAGTAACCGGCAGGATAAAAAGCTTGAAAGACCCGAACTTGAAGATGAGCAAGAGCGAAGATGCAGAAGACAGCTATGTTTTATTGCAGGATTCACCTGAAACAGTTTTGAAAAAATTCAAACGCGCAGTAACGGATTCTGATAGCGTTGTTAAGTTCGATGCAGAAAATAAACCTGCTATCAGCAATCTGCTTGTGATTTTCTCAGGCTTTACTGAAAGACCTATAGAAGAAATCGCAAAAGAATATGAAAATGCAGGTTATGGTAAATTCAAAAACGATGTTGGTGAAGCAGTTGCAAATAAACTAAGCATATACCAGAAAGATTTCAAAAAATACCGCGACGATGAAAATTATTTAATGGAAGTAGTTAAAGATGGTAATGCAAAAGCAAATGAAATTGCAGTCAAAAAAATCAAAGAAGTTTACGATAAGTTAGGATTAATATATTAA
- a CDS encoding M42 family metallopeptidase produces the protein MSELVSTLETILKIHSPTGYTKEIINYLVDEFKNLPVKIGMTNKGSLLVSFSDNPELVIAGHIDTLGAMVKEVNTDGTLGITTLGSYPLNSFEGEYVTVRNYNGEHYRGTFLLKNPAAHVNKSVSDTKRELSSMAIRLDELAETPEKIKRHNIGTGNFVFYDVRFEHTKSGFIKSRFLDDKACVAVMIELIKALCKDKYTGDVAFYFSNYEEVGHGAAVGIPDSIKEMLVLDMAVIGEGCNGKEDAVSICPKDSSGPYDFDVTNKLIKIAKQFNINHVIDIYPYYGSDGSAALFAGIDVKVGLIGPGVSASHGVERTHLNGLINTYNLTYYYILNYNN, from the coding sequence ATGAGTGAATTAGTCTCTACGTTAGAAACAATTCTGAAAATACACTCCCCCACAGGTTATACAAAAGAAATCATAAACTACCTGGTAGATGAATTTAAAAATTTGCCGGTAAAAATTGGTATGACAAATAAGGGTTCTTTGCTTGTGTCGTTTTCAGATAACCCAGAGCTCGTAATTGCAGGACACATCGACACTCTCGGAGCAATGGTTAAGGAAGTTAATACCGATGGAACACTCGGAATTACTACACTTGGTTCATACCCTTTGAATTCATTCGAGGGCGAGTATGTAACAGTCCGCAACTACAACGGTGAGCATTACCGCGGAACATTTTTATTGAAAAATCCTGCCGCTCACGTCAACAAAAGCGTCAGTGATACTAAACGCGAGCTTAGCTCAATGGCAATACGTCTCGATGAGCTTGCTGAAACTCCCGAGAAAATAAAACGTCATAACATCGGCACGGGAAATTTTGTTTTTTATGATGTCCGTTTCGAGCATACAAAATCCGGATTTATAAAAAGCCGTTTCTTAGATGATAAAGCTTGCGTTGCTGTTATGATTGAATTGATAAAGGCTTTATGCAAAGATAAATACACAGGTGATGTTGCATTTTATTTTTCGAATTATGAAGAAGTCGGACATGGTGCAGCAGTCGGCATTCCCGATTCCATAAAAGAAATGCTTGTGCTCGATATGGCTGTCATTGGTGAAGGATGCAACGGAAAAGAAGATGCTGTTTCAATTTGTCCTAAAGACTCTTCAGGACCTTATGACTTTGATGTTACAAATAAATTGATAAAAATAGCAAAGCAGTTTAACATAAATCACGTAATAGATATATATCCATACTACGGCTCTGACGGCTCTGCAGCTCTTTTTGCAGGCATTGATGTTAAAGTCGGATTAATCGGTCCCGGCGTTTCGGCATCTCACGGTGTTGAGAGAACGCATTTGAATGGACTGATAAATACTTACAACCTTACTTATTATTACATTCTGAATTACAATAACTAA
- a CDS encoding septum formation initiator family protein, whose translation MKESIFKKIARFIKYNKLFTLFIIIFSLLLYMLVFSNNGLIQRFEANSEKSQLEKALNDEQKKNEAYQQEIKDLNTSDFKIEQVAREKYGLTKEGETIYKIIADTTKN comes from the coding sequence ATGAAAGAAAGCATATTTAAAAAAATCGCGCGATTTATTAAATATAACAAATTATTTACCTTATTTATAATAATATTTTCTTTACTACTTTACATGCTTGTCTTCAGTAATAACGGACTCATTCAACGTTTTGAAGCCAACAGCGAAAAATCACAGCTTGAAAAAGCTCTGAATGACGAGCAGAAAAAAAATGAAGCATATCAGCAGGAAATAAAGGATTTAAACACTTCGGATTTTAAAATTGAACAGGTTGCCCGCGAAAAGTACGGGTTAACCAAAGAAGGTGAAACAATCTACAAGATTATAGCGGATACAACGAAAAATTGA
- a CDS encoding PHP domain-containing protein has translation MDVVNKKIKADLHTHTNFSDGILSPEELVEKALKKGINILSITDHDNISAIDNALKAAKKRDLEIIPGIELSADFQGKEVHILAYFIDYKNKILKDYLENFRDIRINRIKEMLKILNSEGIDLTYNDVLKSSEINGKASIGRPHLAKALVNEKHVKTIGEAFMKYIGDDKPAYVKKQNPTLKEIFKLINSIGGLSFLAHPGRTFRDVELTEFLDAGMDGIEVLHPSHSKDDAKYYSGLASQYFLLESGGSDYHGISSTDNLNFGKYCIPANYIINMKRRLF, from the coding sequence ATGGACGTAGTTAATAAAAAAATTAAGGCTGACCTGCATACACATACGAACTTTTCAGACGGGATTTTGTCACCTGAAGAGCTCGTTGAGAAAGCATTAAAGAAGGGTATAAATATTCTAAGTATTACCGACCATGACAACATTTCTGCTATTGATAATGCTCTGAAAGCTGCCAAGAAGCGGGATTTGGAGATTATTCCGGGAATTGAGCTAAGTGCAGATTTTCAGGGTAAGGAAGTTCACATACTCGCGTATTTTATTGATTACAAAAACAAAATTTTAAAAGATTATTTAGAGAATTTTCGTGATATAAGGATAAACAGAATTAAAGAAATGCTGAAAATTCTAAATTCAGAAGGGATTGATTTAACTTATAATGATGTATTGAAGTCATCGGAAATAAATGGTAAGGCATCGATAGGAAGACCGCATCTTGCCAAAGCGCTTGTAAATGAAAAACACGTCAAGACAATCGGCGAGGCTTTTATGAAATATATCGGCGATGATAAACCCGCTTATGTGAAGAAACAGAATCCCACGTTAAAAGAAATTTTCAAATTAATTAACTCCATTGGCGGATTATCCTTTCTTGCGCATCCGGGCAGAACGTTCAGGGACGTTGAGCTGACAGAATTTTTGGATGCGGGGATGGATGGGATTGAAGTTTTGCATCCGTCGCATTCGAAGGATGATGCTAAATATTACTCCGGACTTGCATCGCAGTATTTTTTGCTTGAGAGCGGCGGGTCGGATTATCACGGGATCAGCTCGACAGATAATTTAAACTTTGGGAAGTATTGCATTCCTGCGAATTACATTATTAATATGAAGAGGAGATTATTTTAA
- the ribH gene encoding 6,7-dimethyl-8-ribityllumazine synthase, translating to MSKKKLKLAIVSSSYNKPIVDNLIMGAQIALKENGISAEKIDYFAVPGAYEIPLVVKKLCTSKKKKYDGIITLGCVIKGDTAHFEYVASPVAYNLNIISTDNKMPLGFGVLTCFTAQQAYERSLVDDAQIKNNKGYEAAMTVLEMIEVLKEI from the coding sequence ATGAGTAAGAAAAAATTAAAACTTGCGATTGTTTCGAGCAGTTATAATAAACCCATAGTTGATAATTTGATTATGGGAGCGCAAATTGCGCTGAAAGAAAACGGAATCAGCGCGGAGAAGATTGATTATTTTGCTGTGCCGGGTGCTTATGAAATTCCACTGGTCGTAAAAAAACTTTGCACATCGAAGAAGAAAAAATATGACGGGATAATTACACTTGGCTGTGTTATAAAAGGCGACACTGCGCATTTTGAATACGTTGCAAGTCCTGTTGCGTATAATCTGAATATTATTTCAACTGATAATAAAATGCCTTTGGGATTTGGCGTGCTGACGTGCTTCACTGCACAGCAGGCGTATGAGAGAAGCTTAGTTGATGATGCACAGATTAAAAATAATAAAGGTTATGAAGCTGCGATGACAGTGCTTGAGATGATTGAAGTGTTGAAGGAAATATAG
- a CDS encoding inositol monophosphatase family protein: MKNILLKAAHEAGKIVKENFEGTFKIESKDRLSNLVTEVDKLSEKKIIEIIHSEYPDHYILTEESGDLPQDSDYKWIIDPIDGTINYAHSIPLCCVSIGVEHKGELILGVVYNPMGNELFFAEKGKGAFLNDKKISVSKTDNVRKSLLVTGFPYNTSDNPNNPLAIFSKFVLMDIPVRRLGSAALDICWLAAGRFDGFWEYNLNAWDTAGSVIILEEAGGKVTDFGGNKYSVYGREILATNGIIHDEMLKHIQEAKGNKII; encoded by the coding sequence ATGAAAAACATACTCCTCAAAGCTGCGCATGAAGCAGGAAAAATTGTTAAAGAAAATTTTGAAGGCACTTTCAAAATCGAAAGCAAAGACCGTCTTTCAAATTTAGTTACCGAAGTCGATAAGCTTTCCGAGAAAAAAATAATTGAGATAATTCATTCCGAATACCCAGACCATTACATTCTCACCGAAGAAAGCGGCGACCTTCCGCAGGACTCAGATTACAAATGGATAATAGACCCAATAGACGGCACGATTAATTATGCGCACTCAATTCCTTTGTGCTGTGTGTCAATCGGTGTTGAACACAAAGGTGAGTTAATCTTAGGAGTTGTTTATAACCCTATGGGCAACGAATTATTTTTTGCTGAAAAAGGTAAAGGCGCATTTCTGAACGATAAAAAAATTAGCGTTTCCAAAACCGATAACGTAAGAAAATCTCTGCTCGTAACCGGCTTTCCGTATAACACAAGCGATAACCCGAATAACCCGCTCGCGATTTTTTCTAAATTTGTTTTGATGGATATTCCTGTCAGACGCTTAGGTTCGGCTGCGCTCGATATATGCTGGCTCGCTGCAGGAAGGTTCGATGGTTTCTGGGAATATAATCTCAATGCATGGGATACCGCAGGAAGTGTAATAATTTTAGAAGAAGCAGGTGGTAAAGTTACCGATTTCGGCGGAAATAAATATTCTGTCTATGGAAGAGAAATTCTCGCAACAAACGGAATTATTCACGACGAAATGTTGAAACACATTCAGGAAGCAAAAGGAAATAAAATTATTTAA